One Methylocapsa sp. D3K7 DNA window includes the following coding sequences:
- a CDS encoding HAD-IA family hydrolase produces the protein MALQPISFAMQQIRPSPLLVFDLDGTLADTACDLVSTLNVILAREGLSGVDFAQARAMVGGGAKLLIERGLLAHGITVSETRAAELLADFLAYYEAHIADATALFPGVSEALDRFEAAGFAFAVCTNKVEHPSILLLNALGIAGRFRAICGKDTFAVSKPDGGALLHTIARAGGDRGRTVMIGDSKTDIDTARDAGVPVVAVNFGYTSEPVDTFKPDRVIGHYHELWDAVEALGVA, from the coding sequence ATGGCTTTGCAGCCTATTTCCTTCGCAATGCAGCAAATACGCCCCTCTCCGCTTCTCGTCTTCGATCTCGACGGAACTCTCGCCGACACCGCTTGCGACCTCGTCTCGACGTTGAATGTGATCCTGGCGCGGGAAGGGCTCTCCGGAGTCGACTTCGCACAAGCACGCGCGATGGTCGGCGGCGGCGCCAAACTTTTGATCGAACGCGGGCTTTTGGCGCATGGCATCACTGTCAGCGAAACCCGCGCTGCCGAACTACTGGCCGATTTTCTCGCCTATTACGAGGCCCATATCGCGGATGCGACGGCTCTGTTCCCCGGCGTCTCCGAGGCTCTCGACCGTTTCGAAGCCGCGGGGTTTGCATTTGCCGTCTGCACCAACAAGGTTGAACATCCGTCCATCCTCTTGCTGAACGCGCTTGGCATTGCGGGCCGGTTCCGGGCGATCTGCGGCAAGGATACATTCGCGGTCAGCAAGCCCGACGGCGGCGCCTTGCTGCACACCATCGCACGTGCGGGCGGCGACCGCGGCCGGACGGTCATGATCGGCGATTCGAAAACCGATATCGATACCGCGCGCGATGCCGGGGTGCCGGTCGTCGCGGTCAATTTCGGCTATACGAGCGAACCGGTCGATACCTTCAAGCCTGACCGGGTGATCGGCCACTATCACGAATTATGGGACGCGGTGGAGGCGCTGGGGGTCGCCTAG
- a CDS encoding DUF2165 domain-containing protein: MLAIRLAKIFCVAAVGFDVALVAFGNVTDYWTNFVFVTEVLDMDEVPAASHIHWRALTSPLLHHASYILIIAAEAAVAALCLSGAVSMIRQLQAKPPLFQAAKTKAVAGLTLGFLLYEAGFVAVGGEWFGMWQAHDLDAVPSAFRVLITMLGVLIFISLKDEDLA, encoded by the coding sequence ATGCTTGCCATACGCCTTGCCAAGATTTTCTGTGTCGCCGCCGTCGGGTTCGATGTTGCGCTGGTCGCCTTTGGCAATGTGACGGACTATTGGACCAACTTCGTATTCGTCACCGAAGTCCTCGACATGGACGAGGTGCCCGCCGCCTCGCACATCCATTGGCGCGCGCTGACATCGCCCCTTCTGCATCATGCCAGCTATATCTTGATCATCGCGGCGGAGGCCGCGGTCGCGGCACTCTGTCTTTCCGGCGCTGTTTCGATGATCCGGCAACTCCAGGCCAAGCCGCCGCTCTTTCAAGCCGCCAAAACCAAGGCGGTCGCGGGGCTGACGCTTGGGTTCCTGCTTTATGAGGCCGGGTTCGTTGCCGTCGGCGGCGAATGGTTCGGCATGTGGCAGGCGCACGATCTCGATGCCGTGCCAAGCGCATTCCGTGTGCTGATCACGATGCTGGGCGTGCTGATTTTCATTTCGCTGAAGGACGAAGACTTGGCATGA
- a CDS encoding nucleoside deaminase, with the protein MSGDGCAKPPPGGDRRKALALLGAGLAGAAAGAGRVRGEAVRMPPIPGDEDFMRLAIAEAAKADFPFGAVIVRDGKVAAMGRNLGKTTNDPTAHGEMVAIRRFVASSPAEELKGTTLYTSGEPCPMCMGAIVWCGIGRVVFGASIEELATKIGQIMLTSRVIAEATPFAAIGITGGVLASEALALFSK; encoded by the coding sequence ATGAGCGGGGATGGTTGCGCAAAGCCTCCGCCTGGCGGGGACAGGCGCAAAGCCCTGGCGCTGCTCGGCGCGGGTCTCGCTGGGGCCGCCGCGGGTGCGGGCCGTGTGAGGGGGGAAGCAGTGCGGATGCCGCCTATTCCGGGCGACGAGGATTTCATGCGGCTGGCGATCGCCGAGGCCGCAAAAGCGGACTTTCCTTTTGGCGCAGTCATCGTGCGCGACGGCAAAGTTGCCGCGATGGGCCGGAATCTAGGCAAGACCACCAATGATCCGACGGCGCATGGGGAAATGGTGGCGATCCGCCGGTTCGTCGCCTCGAGCCCCGCCGAGGAACTCAAGGGGACGACTCTCTATACGTCGGGGGAGCCTTGTCCCATGTGCATGGGCGCCATTGTTTGGTGCGGTATTGGCCGGGTGGTCTTCGGCGCCTCGATCGAGGAGCTGGCCACCAAAATCGGTCAGATCATGCTGACCAGCCGCGTGATCGCCGAGGCCACCCCTTTCGCTGCGATTGGCATCACCGGCGGCGTGCTTGCCTCGGAGGCACTGGCCTTGTTTTCGAAGTGA